The Shewanella sp. MTB7 genome includes a window with the following:
- a CDS encoding helix-turn-helix domain-containing protein has product MTAANVCEPKELLLLIRKETNARMRLKLLALLHYQEGRSRYQIAEYLKVSRTSVNKWIASYLSSGLEGLKEKKHTGRPAALNTMQIEQLSNFIEIRTNSLSTNPLHGCDVQHYISDTFGVNYEISNIYRILERLGYAWVTHQDNKAMSMN; this is encoded by the coding sequence GTGACGGCTGCTAATGTGTGTGAGCCCAAGGAACTATTGTTACTTATTCGTAAAGAGACCAATGCTCGAATGAGGTTAAAGTTACTTGCGTTGCTTCACTATCAGGAGGGGAGATCAAGATATCAGATTGCAGAATACCTTAAAGTAAGCCGTACCAGTGTAAACAAATGGATTGCGAGCTATCTAAGCTCAGGTCTTGAAGGACTAAAAGAGAAAAAGCATACAGGAAGACCGGCAGCATTAAATACTATGCAGATAGAACAACTGTCTAATTTTATCGAAATACGAACTAATAGTCTAAGCACTAATCCATTACATGGTTGTGATGTTCAACATTATATCTCTGATACCTTTGGAGTAAATTATGAAATATCAAATATTTATCGGATTTTAGAACGTTTGGGCTACGCCTGGGTTACTCATCAAGACAATAAAGCGATGTCGATGAATTAG
- the asnS gene encoding asparagine--tRNA ligase — MSITSVASVFKGEFAIGSQVTVRGWVRSRRDSKAGISFLAVYDGSCFDPIQGVVPNSLANYNNEILKLTAGCSVVMTGEVVESPGKGQAFELQVTNIEVAGWVEDPETYPMAAKRHSIEHLRELAHLRPRTNIIGAVARVRNSLSQAIHRFYHEQGFIWVSTPLITASDCEGAGEMFRVSTLDMENIPRTDEGKVDYSEDFFGKESFLTVSGQLNAETYACALSKVYTFGPTFRAENSNTSRHLAEFWMVEPEVAFANLDDVAGLAEQMLKFCFKAVLEERRDDLEFFAQRVDKTVIERLESFVNSDFAQVDYTDAIEILKACDKKFEYQVEWGIDLHSEHERYLAEEHFKAPVVVKNYPKDIKAFYMRLNDDGKTVAAMDVLAPGIGEIIGGAQREERLDVLDARLAEMNLSQEDYWWYRDLRRYGTVPHAGFGLGFERLVSYVTGVSNIRDVIPFPRAPKSASF, encoded by the coding sequence ATGAGCATTACATCTGTCGCTTCTGTATTTAAAGGTGAATTTGCGATTGGTTCGCAAGTTACTGTTCGTGGTTGGGTAAGATCTCGCCGAGATTCCAAGGCCGGTATCTCTTTTCTTGCCGTTTATGACGGTTCCTGCTTTGATCCTATTCAGGGTGTAGTACCTAATAGCTTAGCTAATTATAATAACGAAATCTTAAAGCTTACTGCTGGTTGTTCAGTTGTTATGACTGGAGAAGTAGTTGAGTCTCCAGGTAAAGGTCAAGCATTCGAACTTCAAGTAACCAATATTGAAGTTGCTGGTTGGGTTGAAGATCCAGAAACCTACCCTATGGCAGCTAAACGTCACTCTATTGAGCACTTAAGAGAGCTAGCACACTTACGCCCACGTACCAATATCATTGGTGCAGTTGCTCGTGTAAGAAACAGTTTATCTCAAGCTATTCATCGTTTTTACCATGAGCAAGGCTTTATCTGGGTATCGACACCGCTTATCACAGCATCTGACTGTGAAGGTGCAGGTGAAATGTTCCGTGTATCGACGTTAGATATGGAGAACATACCGCGTACAGATGAAGGTAAAGTAGACTATAGCGAAGATTTTTTTGGTAAAGAATCTTTCTTAACAGTATCAGGTCAACTTAACGCTGAAACTTACGCCTGTGCACTGTCTAAAGTCTACACTTTTGGTCCAACCTTCCGCGCTGAAAATTCTAACACTAGCCGCCACTTGGCTGAGTTTTGGATGGTAGAGCCTGAAGTGGCTTTTGCTAACCTTGACGATGTTGCTGGACTGGCCGAACAGATGCTTAAATTCTGCTTTAAAGCCGTGCTTGAAGAGCGCCGAGATGATCTTGAATTTTTTGCTCAACGAGTTGATAAGACAGTGATCGAACGTCTTGAGTCGTTTGTGAATAGCGACTTTGCACAAGTTGATTACACCGATGCTATCGAAATTCTTAAAGCTTGCGACAAGAAATTCGAATATCAAGTTGAATGGGGCATTGACTTGCATTCAGAGCATGAGCGTTATCTTGCTGAAGAGCATTTTAAAGCGCCTGTCGTCGTGAAAAACTACCCTAAAGACATTAAAGCTTTCTATATGCGCCTTAATGACGATGGCAAAACAGTTGCTGCAATGGACGTACTTGCACCAGGTATTGGTGAAATTATCGGTGGTGCGCAACGTGAAGAGCGTTTAGACGTACTTGATGCTCGTCTTGCTGAGATGAATCTAAGTCAAGAAGATTATTGGTGGTATCGCGATCTGCGTCGTTATGGCACAGTGCCCCACGCAGGTTTCGGTTTAGGCTTCGAGCGTTTGGTTTCTTATGTCACAGGTGTTTCAAACATCCGTGACGTGATCCCATTCCCTCGCGCACCAAAGTCAGCAAGTTTCTAA
- a CDS encoding CoA pyrophosphatase: MNLPELRVRYNVQPIADQISPKISTKLRQAAVLIAFTQVDNDTHIILTRRPMHLRSHPGQISFPGGKVEKFDTDVIATALREAEEEIALKITNVEVLGQHPKYKTFTGFEITPVFGIVKNRFVPVLDPGEVADLFTIPLTFLLNKNNRKYYLYSRQGVQCRVYFIKYKQHMIWGATAAIIEQLCQQLTS; the protein is encoded by the coding sequence TTGAATTTACCTGAATTAAGAGTGAGGTATAACGTTCAGCCTATAGCGGACCAAATCAGCCCGAAGATATCGACAAAATTACGTCAGGCAGCCGTATTGATAGCGTTCACTCAAGTCGATAACGATACTCATATTATCTTAACCCGCAGACCAATGCACCTTCGCAGCCACCCGGGACAGATTAGTTTTCCGGGAGGAAAAGTTGAAAAATTCGACACTGATGTCATCGCTACTGCATTAAGAGAAGCAGAAGAGGAGATTGCGCTCAAGATCACCAATGTTGAAGTCTTGGGCCAACATCCAAAGTATAAAACTTTCACTGGATTTGAAATCACCCCAGTATTTGGTATCGTCAAAAACCGATTCGTCCCAGTGCTGGATCCCGGGGAGGTCGCCGATCTATTTACCATTCCGCTAACTTTTCTGCTAAATAAGAATAACCGCAAGTATTACCTCTATAGCAGACAAGGCGTGCAATGCAGAGTCTACTTTATCAAATACAAACAACACATGATTTGGGGTGCTACCGCAGCCATCATTGAGCAGTTGTGTCAGCAGCTAACTTCTTAA
- the pabB gene encoding aminodeoxychorismate synthase component I → MSCSASQQLASLKLTWDHTTTALFAHFSDQPWAMLLDSANADHGDARYDIIVCSPIATIVTESGQSRITHFGNARENSIETVNLDPFQVINQTLKSYFPQPLLSQYPFSGGAMGCFSYDLGRQIETLPEMAQRDIDLPEMNIGLYMWALIYDYQVASWTLVHYQGQDALHQTLAELDSLLCMPLTSNKEDFSLTSDWHNQISHEQYLEKFNQIQHYLQSGDCYQINLTHRFEADYLGDEWQAYVKLSKTNQAPFSAFLRLDNATVLSISPERFIQLADSDIQTKPIKGTRPRFNNPLEDEQSAITLAHSPKDRAENLMIVDLLRNDIGKVAQAGSVSVPHLFSIETFPAVHHLVSTITAKLASPYQASDLLKATFPGGSITGAPKIRAMEIIEELEPSRRSLYCGSIGYISQDGQMDTSITIRTLVAQSNRMYCWAGGGIVADSIAKEEYQETYDKVSQILPVLKNM, encoded by the coding sequence ATGAGTTGTTCGGCGTCGCAACAGCTAGCTTCACTAAAGCTGACTTGGGATCACACCACTACCGCGTTATTTGCACATTTCTCAGATCAACCTTGGGCCATGTTATTAGATTCAGCCAATGCTGATCATGGAGATGCTAGATACGATATTATCGTCTGTAGTCCAATAGCCACCATAGTGACAGAATCAGGGCAAAGTCGAATCACACACTTTGGCAACGCACGAGAAAATAGTATTGAAACGGTAAATTTGGATCCCTTTCAGGTTATCAATCAAACACTAAAAAGTTACTTCCCACAGCCATTGTTAAGTCAATATCCTTTCTCTGGCGGTGCTATGGGCTGCTTTAGTTATGACTTGGGTAGACAAATTGAGACCCTTCCCGAAATGGCACAAAGGGATATCGATCTCCCTGAGATGAACATAGGTCTATATATGTGGGCGCTGATTTATGACTATCAGGTCGCCAGTTGGACCTTAGTGCATTATCAAGGACAAGATGCCCTGCATCAGACGTTAGCAGAGCTTGACTCTCTACTCTGTATGCCTTTGACATCGAACAAGGAAGATTTCTCTCTTACAAGCGACTGGCATAATCAGATCAGCCATGAGCAATATCTAGAAAAATTTAATCAAATACAACATTATTTACAGAGTGGGGATTGTTATCAAATTAATTTAACCCACAGGTTCGAAGCTGACTACCTTGGCGATGAGTGGCAAGCCTATGTCAAATTAAGCAAAACAAACCAAGCACCCTTTTCAGCATTTCTCAGACTGGATAACGCCACTGTATTGTCTATTTCACCGGAGCGATTTATTCAACTGGCGGACAGTGATATTCAAACTAAACCGATTAAGGGAACACGTCCAAGATTTAACAACCCATTGGAAGATGAGCAATCAGCAATAACTCTGGCACATTCTCCAAAAGATCGAGCAGAGAATCTGATGATAGTCGATCTTTTACGTAACGATATTGGTAAGGTTGCCCAAGCGGGTTCGGTCAGTGTTCCTCACTTGTTTAGTATTGAAACTTTCCCCGCGGTTCACCATCTGGTGAGCACCATCACGGCGAAACTTGCTTCACCATACCAAGCAAGCGATCTTTTGAAAGCAACGTTTCCTGGTGGATCGATCACCGGGGCACCAAAAATTCGTGCAATGGAGATTATTGAGGAGCTTGAACCCTCCAGACGTAGCCTATACTGTGGTTCTATTGGCTATATAAGCCAAGATGGCCAAATGGATACAAGTATCACCATTAGAACCTTAGTCGCCCAATCTAATCGCATGTATTGTTGGGCTGGCGGCGGGATTGTTGCAGACTCTATTGCTAAAGAGGAATATCAAGAAACCTATGATAAAGTGAGTCAAATCCTACCAGTCCTTAAAAATATGTAA
- a CDS encoding fumarate hydratase, with protein MSKEVIIKQADLIESIADSLQYISYYHPKDFVDAMSEAYEREESAAAKDAIAQILINSRMSAEGKRPLCQDTGIVTCFVKIGMDVRWDKTDMTVQQMVDEGVRQAYKNPDNPLRASIVSDPAGTRKNTKDNTPSVVHIDMVLGNYVDVAIAAKGGGSENKSKMAMLNPSDDVAAWVEKTLPTMGAGWCPPGMLGIGIGGTAEKAAVMAKESLMDPVNIHELQAKGAETTEEKMRLDIFTRANNLGIGAQGLGGLTTVLDIKIKTAPTHAASKPVVMIPNCAATRHVHFHLDGTGPAVLTPPSLEDWPVITREAGENTRRVDLNTVTQADIEQWKSGDTLLLNGKMLTGRDAAHKRIQGLIESGEGLPKGVDFTGKFIYYVGPVDPVGDEVVGPAGPTTATRMDKFTDLMLEKTGLMGMIGKAERGPATVASIKKNKAVYLMAVGGAAYLVSKAIKKSRVVAFADLGMEAIYEFDVKDMPVTVAVDSEGVNAHETGPAIWKVKLS; from the coding sequence GTGAGTAAAGAAGTCATCATAAAGCAAGCCGATCTTATCGAGAGTATTGCCGATTCGCTACAATATATCTCTTATTACCACCCTAAAGATTTCGTTGATGCTATGTCTGAAGCCTATGAGCGTGAAGAAAGCGCTGCCGCAAAAGATGCAATCGCACAGATTTTGATTAACTCGCGTATGTCAGCAGAGGGAAAACGTCCTCTTTGCCAAGATACAGGTATTGTGACATGTTTCGTTAAAATTGGTATGGACGTCAGATGGGATAAAACCGACATGACTGTTCAGCAGATGGTCGATGAAGGGGTACGCCAAGCCTATAAAAATCCAGATAATCCACTTCGTGCTTCAATCGTTTCCGATCCTGCTGGCACCCGTAAAAATACTAAAGACAACACCCCCTCAGTGGTTCATATTGATATGGTTTTAGGTAATTATGTTGATGTTGCTATTGCGGCAAAAGGGGGGGGGTCAGAAAATAAATCTAAAATGGCCATGTTAAATCCATCGGATGACGTTGCTGCTTGGGTTGAGAAAACCTTACCAACTATGGGCGCTGGTTGGTGTCCTCCAGGGATGTTAGGCATAGGCATTGGTGGTACGGCTGAAAAGGCGGCGGTTATGGCTAAAGAGTCCCTAATGGATCCGGTCAATATTCATGAACTGCAAGCTAAAGGCGCTGAGACGACTGAAGAGAAGATGCGTTTAGACATTTTTACTCGAGCTAACAATTTAGGCATTGGTGCCCAAGGACTCGGGGGATTAACGACGGTTTTGGATATCAAAATTAAAACGGCTCCAACACACGCAGCATCTAAACCTGTAGTGATGATCCCAAATTGTGCCGCCACACGTCATGTGCACTTTCATCTTGACGGAACTGGTCCAGCTGTACTCACCCCGCCGTCACTTGAAGACTGGCCTGTGATCACGCGTGAGGCCGGCGAGAATACCCGTAGAGTCGATCTTAATACTGTGACTCAAGCAGACATCGAGCAGTGGAAGAGCGGTGATACTTTACTGCTTAATGGCAAGATGCTGACTGGCCGAGATGCAGCACATAAACGTATTCAAGGCTTGATTGAATCCGGTGAAGGGCTTCCTAAAGGTGTCGATTTCACTGGTAAGTTTATCTATTATGTGGGGCCAGTTGATCCCGTTGGTGATGAAGTTGTAGGACCTGCTGGCCCAACAACGGCGACACGTATGGATAAGTTCACCGATCTCATGTTAGAGAAAACAGGCCTGATGGGAATGATAGGTAAAGCTGAGCGTGGACCCGCTACGGTGGCATCGATTAAGAAAAATAAGGCCGTTTATTTAATGGCTGTTGGCGGCGCTGCATACCTTGTGTCTAAAGCGATTAAAAAATCACGCGTGGTTGCTTTTGCCGATCTAGGCATGGAAGCGATTTACGAGTTTGATGTGAAAGATATGCCAGTGACAGTTGCGGTTGATTCAGAAGGGGTGAATGCCCATGAAACCGGTCCGGCTATCTGGAAAGTTAAATTAAGCTAG
- a CDS encoding dipeptidyl-peptidase 5: MKKSALIFALATAGCIGTVQAAIAEDFTVQHLVKINKLHSATLSNDGNKLVYAVKKFDSEGKASSDLYIQDISIPNSKAKQLTSAPGTEHNVAFSADDNTLYFLANRDGSSQLHSLSLSGGEAIQISDLPLDVEGFKLSQDSKQIVLNMRVFPECKDLTCSKDMFTAQEDRKSTGREYKQLMVRHWDTWSDHSRSHLFVAQLNGEKILTAVDVTAGLNTETPPKPFSGMEEVTFTPDGKYVVYSAKAPSKDQAWITNYDLWQVPVSGGKSVNLTEANKAWDALPTYSADGRYLAYLAMTKPGFEADRYRIMLRDTVTGQEKEVAPLWDRSASSLAFGKDNRTLYVTAQDVGQVTVFEVNTQFGDVKTIFNDGSNSIVAVTNEKIIFNHKSLIQPGDLHSINIDGQGLTRLTDVNKDKLAKIRFGEFDQFSFKGWNNEEVHGYWIKPTDYKVGQKYPIAFLVHGGPQGSFGNSFSSRWNAQLWAGAGYGVVMIDFHGSTGYGQAFTDSISKDWGGKPLEDLQKGLAAVTKQQKWLDGERTCALGGSYGGYMMNWIQGNWSDGFNCLVNHAGLFDMRSMYYVTEELWFPEYEFGGTYQDNKELYEKFNPVNYVENWKTPMLIIHGEKDFRVPYDQGLAAFSFMQRKGIPSELLIYPEENHWILNPDNLEQWYANVLGWMDRWTENK; encoded by the coding sequence ATGAAAAAATCTGCACTCATATTTGCTTTGGCTACTGCCGGATGTATCGGCACAGTCCAAGCTGCTATAGCTGAGGACTTTACGGTTCAACACTTAGTTAAAATTAACAAGCTTCATTCAGCAACATTGTCAAATGATGGCAATAAACTGGTTTATGCTGTCAAAAAATTTGATAGCGAAGGAAAAGCCAGTTCTGATCTCTATATTCAAGATATTTCTATTCCAAACAGTAAAGCCAAACAGCTTACTTCTGCACCGGGTACTGAGCACAACGTGGCTTTTTCTGCCGATGATAACACTCTCTATTTTCTAGCTAACCGTGATGGTTCCAGTCAGTTGCACTCATTATCACTTTCTGGTGGTGAAGCGATTCAAATATCTGATCTACCGCTGGATGTTGAAGGCTTTAAACTTTCACAAGACAGCAAACAAATCGTATTAAACATGCGCGTCTTCCCAGAGTGCAAAGACTTAACTTGTTCAAAGGATATGTTTACCGCCCAAGAGGATCGAAAATCGACCGGGCGTGAATATAAGCAGCTAATGGTGAGGCATTGGGACACGTGGAGCGATCATTCTCGCAGCCATCTCTTTGTCGCACAGCTTAACGGCGAAAAGATTTTGACTGCGGTGGATGTGACTGCCGGGCTAAACACTGAAACACCGCCAAAGCCATTCTCTGGCATGGAGGAGGTGACTTTTACTCCAGATGGAAAATATGTGGTTTACAGTGCTAAGGCACCGAGTAAAGACCAAGCTTGGATCACTAACTATGACCTATGGCAGGTGCCGGTTTCAGGTGGTAAATCGGTCAATCTAACTGAAGCCAATAAAGCCTGGGATGCACTGCCGACTTATTCTGCCGATGGTCGTTACTTAGCGTATCTGGCGATGACTAAACCAGGTTTTGAGGCCGACCGTTATCGCATCATGTTACGTGATACCGTCACCGGGCAGGAGAAAGAGGTTGCTCCTTTATGGGACAGAAGTGCTAGCTCGCTAGCATTTGGTAAAGATAATCGCACCTTGTATGTGACTGCTCAAGATGTTGGTCAAGTTACTGTATTTGAAGTAAATACTCAATTTGGTGATGTTAAAACGATATTTAACGACGGCAGTAATAGCATCGTTGCGGTCACGAACGAGAAAATAATCTTTAATCACAAAAGTTTAATTCAGCCAGGCGATCTGCACTCTATCAATATCGATGGACAAGGGTTAACGCGTTTAACCGATGTGAACAAAGACAAGCTGGCCAAAATTAGATTTGGTGAGTTTGACCAGTTCAGCTTTAAAGGCTGGAATAACGAAGAGGTTCACGGCTATTGGATAAAGCCTACTGATTATAAAGTGGGCCAAAAATACCCGATTGCTTTTCTCGTTCACGGTGGACCTCAAGGCTCATTTGGTAACTCATTTAGCAGCCGCTGGAATGCGCAACTATGGGCTGGTGCTGGTTATGGCGTGGTCATGATCGATTTCCATGGCTCTACTGGTTATGGCCAAGCCTTTACTGATTCGATTTCGAAAGATTGGGGCGGTAAGCCACTTGAAGATCTTCAAAAAGGATTAGCTGCAGTCACTAAGCAACAAAAGTGGCTCGATGGAGAACGCACCTGTGCCTTAGGCGGCTCATACGGTGGTTATATGATGAACTGGATCCAAGGTAATTGGAGCGATGGATTTAACTGCTTAGTCAATCATGCTGGTCTGTTTGATATGCGTTCTATGTATTATGTTACCGAGGAGCTCTGGTTTCCCGAATATGAGTTTGGTGGCACATATCAGGACAACAAAGAACTGTACGAGAAGTTTAATCCAGTCAATTATGTTGAAAACTGGAAAACACCGATGTTGATTATCCATGGTGAGAAAGACTTCCGCGTTCCTTATGATCAAGGTCTAGCGGCGTTTAGCTTCATGCAACGCAAGGGCATTCCTTCAGAGTTACTTATCTACCCTGAAGAGAATCACTGGATCTTAAACCCGGATAACCTTGAACAGTGGTACGCCAACGTATTGGGTTGGATGGATCGTTGGACTGAAAACAAATAG
- a CDS encoding DUF2157 domain-containing protein: MRLIHLFKKELAHEARDWVREELVSETQANAILARYGESLNEDPNKNSFGYYLLMSLGALFLGLALILIVSHNWDEIPRLGRTIALLLLTLGCNGQGIRLFLSERKQAGTAWLLFGSVSYGTSIMLIAQIYHLGEHFPDGIFWWAIGILPLVIFTQSRLLALLSLTLASIWMIVETGEDFFPTLYPLFAIVTLWLTLFQKSSRLLFIASIAGLIIWLNLALAWLMGSGIHFAPFEEQLPFSLGIGIFLNGVAWWLMRTNKHDWREYGLVTHIWLLRVSIITLLILSFEGAWEDYSSGFDWLSISGIAAVFLCGGLSWSLSRKSGLYASSPALLMSSYLGCCFLLLTAMDKMEFVTAIVTNLILVLMGILLIRRGIDQNQTHYFYTGVVTLLLTAFLRYFDLIGDYIGGAILFMVAAAILMAAAKYWKYHLKLVTETGKAQDQESA; the protein is encoded by the coding sequence ATGCGGCTTATCCATCTCTTTAAGAAGGAACTTGCACATGAGGCCCGAGATTGGGTACGCGAGGAGTTAGTATCTGAAACTCAAGCCAATGCTATTTTGGCGCGTTATGGCGAGTCGCTAAATGAAGACCCCAACAAAAACTCATTTGGTTACTACTTGCTAATGTCTCTTGGTGCCTTGTTTCTGGGGCTTGCCTTAATTCTTATTGTTTCCCATAACTGGGATGAGATCCCACGTCTTGGGCGTACCATTGCATTGTTATTACTAACCTTGGGTTGTAACGGACAAGGGATTCGACTTTTTTTGTCAGAGCGAAAACAAGCTGGGACTGCTTGGCTTCTTTTCGGTAGCGTCAGCTATGGAACCAGTATTATGCTGATCGCTCAGATATATCATTTAGGAGAGCATTTTCCTGATGGTATTTTCTGGTGGGCAATCGGTATTTTACCTTTAGTTATTTTTACACAAAGCCGATTACTGGCGCTGCTCTCGTTAACATTGGCGAGTATTTGGATGATAGTGGAAACAGGTGAAGATTTTTTTCCAACCCTATATCCTCTGTTTGCCATCGTTACACTCTGGTTAACTCTGTTTCAAAAATCATCACGACTGCTTTTCATCGCGAGTATTGCAGGTTTAATTATCTGGTTAAACTTAGCGCTGGCTTGGTTGATGGGAAGTGGGATTCATTTTGCTCCCTTTGAAGAGCAACTGCCGTTCTCTTTAGGTATCGGCATATTTCTCAATGGTGTAGCTTGGTGGCTAATGAGAACGAATAAGCATGATTGGAGAGAATACGGTTTGGTTACGCATATTTGGCTACTTAGGGTGTCCATCATCACTTTGCTTATTCTCAGTTTCGAAGGTGCATGGGAGGATTATTCGTCTGGATTTGATTGGTTATCCATTAGTGGTATTGCTGCAGTATTTCTCTGCGGTGGTCTATCTTGGTCTTTATCGCGAAAAAGCGGTTTGTATGCATCAAGCCCAGCTTTATTAATGAGCAGTTATTTGGGGTGCTGTTTTCTCTTGCTCACAGCGATGGATAAGATGGAGTTTGTCACTGCGATTGTAACCAACTTAATCTTAGTGTTAATGGGGATTTTACTCATTCGTCGAGGGATAGATCAGAATCAAACTCACTACTTTTATACTGGAGTGGTAACTCTGCTATTGACGGCATTCCTGCGTTACTTTGATCTCATCGGTGATTATATTGGTGGTGCGATACTCTTTATGGTGGCAGCCGCTATTTTGATGGCTGCGGCTAAATACTGGAAATATCACCTCAAACTGGTGACCGAAACGGGCAAAGCACAAGATCAGGAGTCAGCGTAA
- a CDS encoding GDYXXLXY domain-containing protein, protein MDNVTMPSWLTMPPSRKVIKIGLLVTLLLQLSVLCVEYLGAVWPIWTGKEIVLKTEPVDPRSLFRGNYVRLNYDINRIVQSDAGEFKLNSVVYLVLHEQKGVWQGSEITRVMPTEGDFIRGRVRSHYGEVLNVDYGIEAFFMPKEKALAVEKEMRGTGTTKVRVFISDTGKARAVAFKCIAKACE, encoded by the coding sequence ATGGATAATGTCACGATGCCGTCATGGCTTACTATGCCGCCAAGTAGAAAAGTCATTAAAATTGGTTTGCTTGTGACACTGCTGTTACAACTTTCAGTACTGTGTGTGGAGTATCTTGGTGCTGTATGGCCGATTTGGACTGGTAAGGAGATAGTGCTCAAGACAGAGCCTGTGGATCCCAGAAGTTTGTTTAGGGGCAACTATGTTCGGCTTAATTATGATATCAATAGAATCGTTCAAAGTGATGCCGGTGAGTTTAAGTTAAACAGTGTCGTTTACCTTGTACTGCATGAGCAAAAAGGCGTATGGCAAGGCAGTGAGATAACACGTGTTATGCCAACAGAAGGTGACTTTATTCGAGGGCGAGTACGGAGCCATTATGGTGAAGTGTTAAATGTCGATTATGGTATTGAAGCTTTTTTTATGCCAAAAGAGAAAGCCTTGGCGGTGGAGAAGGAGATGCGAGGCACTGGTACAACAAAGGTGCGCGTTTTTATTTCAGACACAGGTAAAGCTCGCGCAGTAGCATTTAAATGCATTGCAAAAGCCTGTGAGTGA
- a CDS encoding shikimate kinase, with protein sequence MRRVVIFGNSGSGKSTLAKHLCDCEGLSHLDLDLVAWLPMVGGEIPERMPISESKQKLESFMSQQNSWVIEGCYIDLVDLLNEKATEIIFMDLNEQACKENAKSRPWEPHKYESKAAQETNLVMLIEWISQYYLRDDEFSYQSHLAFFNRYIGKKSRLVENPSVLVN encoded by the coding sequence GTGAGACGAGTTGTTATTTTTGGTAATTCAGGTTCTGGTAAATCAACTTTAGCAAAGCACTTATGTGACTGTGAAGGTTTATCTCATCTAGATCTCGACCTAGTAGCATGGTTGCCGATGGTAGGCGGGGAAATACCGGAACGTATGCCTATCTCTGAGTCAAAACAGAAGTTGGAGTCGTTTATGTCTCAACAGAACTCTTGGGTCATTGAGGGCTGTTACATCGATCTTGTCGACTTGCTCAATGAGAAAGCGACAGAAATTATCTTTATGGATTTAAACGAACAAGCATGCAAGGAAAATGCTAAGTCACGTCCTTGGGAGCCCCATAAATATGAGAGTAAAGCTGCGCAAGAAACTAACTTAGTCATGTTAATTGAGTGGATAAGCCAGTATTATCTGCGGGACGATGAGTTCTCCTATCAGAGCCATTTGGCTTTTTTCAATCGTTATATAGGTAAGAAAAGCAGATTAGTAGAGAATCCCTCTGTACTGGTCAATTGA
- the yjjG gene encoding pyrimidine 5'-nucleotidase, with the protein MQYQWILFDADETLFHFDAFAGLKLMFSRFDIDFTRIDFELYQKVNKPLWVDYQDGLISAAQLQTRRFTEWGHKIGVSAQQLNSAFLKAMGEICTLLPGAKALIDGLHGKVNLGIITNGFTALQTVRLEKTGLLHAFDQVVISEEVGIAKPDVGIFNHALMRMNNPERNKVLMVGDNPHSDILGGLNAGLDTCWLNSAKQPTPDGITPHYEVKSLYELQLLLTH; encoded by the coding sequence ATGCAATACCAATGGATACTCTTTGATGCAGACGAAACCTTGTTTCATTTCGATGCATTTGCAGGTCTTAAACTCATGTTTAGCCGTTTTGATATCGATTTTACTCGCATCGATTTTGAACTGTACCAAAAAGTGAATAAACCTCTCTGGGTTGATTATCAGGATGGGCTCATTAGCGCAGCTCAATTACAGACTAGAAGATTTACTGAATGGGGGCATAAAATTGGTGTAAGTGCCCAGCAACTTAATAGTGCATTTCTTAAGGCGATGGGGGAGATTTGTACCTTGTTGCCAGGCGCTAAAGCGCTTATCGATGGCTTACACGGTAAGGTAAATCTTGGGATCATCACTAATGGTTTCACCGCGCTTCAAACCGTGCGTTTAGAGAAAACTGGATTGCTTCATGCATTTGATCAAGTAGTGATATCAGAAGAGGTCGGTATTGCTAAACCCGATGTGGGTATTTTTAATCACGCCTTAATGCGCATGAATAATCCTGAGCGAAATAAGGTGTTAATGGTAGGGGATAACCCACATTCAGATATTCTTGGAGGATTAAATGCAGGTTTAGATACTTGCTGGTTAAACTCTGCGAAGCAGCCAACACCCGATGGGATCACTCCCCATTATGAGGTTAAATCTCTGTATGAACTTCAACTGTTACTTACTCATTAA